One genomic region from Salvia hispanica cultivar TCC Black 2014 chromosome 2, UniMelb_Shisp_WGS_1.0, whole genome shotgun sequence encodes:
- the LOC125207369 gene encoding jacalin-related lectin 19, translated as MCVYIYIVVCVEALQSTYLLFTFLASTPRLNMQGEKDEAGDGKEIVVGPWGGNGGSNWDDGSFNGVREIKLMYGRCIDSIRVVYDRNGRPVAAEKRGGGGGTKTAEVKLQFPEEYLTAVWGHYAPVVHGGSPVIRSLTFRTNRRTLGAFGVEEGTPFSLPMEGGQVVGFKGKCGWYVDAIGFHIAKVKTAKAVPRAQPSLFRRLTSSVSFAPLTLRDGDEARARSTKPAPLTVRDGDEARARSTKLST; from the exons atgtgtgtatatatatatatagtagtatgtgTTGAAGCATTGCAATCAACATATTTGCTCTTTACTTTTCTTGCAAGTACTCCTAGGTTAAACATG CAAGGGGAAAAGGACGAGGCGGGCGATGGGAAGGAGATCGTGGTTGGGCCATGGGGAGGAAACGGCGGGAGCAATTGGGATGATGGGAGCTTCAATGGAGTGAGGGAGATCAAGCTCATGTATGGCCGTTGCATCGATTCAATACGCGTCGTGTACGATAGAAACGGAAGGCCCGTTGCAGCGGAGAAGCGTGGAGGTGGCGGAGGCACCAAAACTGCTGAG GTGAAGCTGCAGTTTCCGGAGGAGTACCTGACGGCGGTGTGGGGGCACTACGCCCCGGTGGTGCACGGGGGGAGCCCGGTGATCCGGTCGCTGACGTTCAGGACGAACCGCAGAACATTGGGGGCGTTTGGAGTGGAAGAAGGGACGCCATTCAGTCTGCCGATGGAAGGAGGACAGGTTGTGGGATTCAAAGGGAAGTGTGGTTGGTATGTAGATGCAATTGGTTTCCACATAGCTAAAGTGAAGACAGCCAAAGCTGTGCCGAGAGCGCAGCCTAGTCTCTTCAGAAGGCTCACTAGCTCTGTCTCGTTCGCCCCTCTTACTCTAAGAGACGGAGACGAAGCTCGGGCTAGATCCACTAAACCTGCCCCTCTTACTGTTAGAGATGGAGACGAAGCTCGAGCTAGATCCACTAAACTTTCCACTTAG
- the LOC125206031 gene encoding serine/threonine protein phosphatase 2A 55 kDa regulatory subunit B beta isoform-like isoform X2 — translation MHGGDGGEVASAAAGPPTPLEWKFSQVFGERAAGEEVQEVDIISVIEFDKSGNHLATGDRGGRVVLFERTDAKEHGGNQRELERMDQVSRHPEFRYKTEFQSHEPEFDYLKSLEIEEKINKIRWCQTANGAVFLLSTNDKTIKYWKVQEKKVKKISEIKVDTGKAAGNGGIASSSKSSNSKQFFANGDYSDRSYNPLSNDLSFPPGGLPSLRLPVVTSGETSLVARCRRVYAHAHDYHINSISNNSDGETFISADDLRINLWNLEISNQSFNIVDVKPTNMEDLTEVITSAEFHPTHCNTLAYSSSKGSIRLIDLRQSALCDSHSKIFEEQEAPGSRSFFTEIIASISDVKFARDGRYLLSRDYMSLKLWDVNMDSGPVATFQVHEYLRPKLCDLYENDSIFDKFECCLSGDGLRVATGSYSNLFRIFGCAPGSTEATTLEASKNPMRRQIQTPARPSRSLTSSISRVVRRGAESPGPDANGNSFDFTTKLLHLAWHPSENSIACAAANSLYMYYA, via the exons ATGCACGGTGGTGACGGTGGAGAGGTGGCATCAGCTGCGGCCGGTCCACCTACGCCGCTGGAATGGAAATTTTCTCAGGTCTTTGGCGAGCGAGCGGCCGGCGAAGAAGTACAGGAAg TGGATATCATCTCTGTCATTGAGTTTGATAAAAGTGGCAACCATCTGGCTACTGGTGATCGCGGTGGAAGGGTGGTTTTATTTGAAAGGACCGATGCAAAAGAG CACGGTGGAAATCAAAGAGAGTTAGAGAGGATGGACCAAGTCTCACGACACCCAGAGTTTCGTTACAAAACTGAATTTCAGAGTCACGAACCTGag tTTGACTATCTCAAGAGTTTGGAGATTGAGGAGAAGATCAACAAGATAAGATGGTGCCAGACAGCCAATGGTGCTGTCTTTCTCCTGTCAACTAATGACAAAACCATTAAGTATTGGAAG GTCCAAGAGAAGAAGGTGAAGAAAATTTCTGAAATAAAAGTTGACACGGGTAAAGCTGCTGGAAATGGTGGTATTGCAAGTTCTAGCAAGTCTTCTAATTCCAAACAGTTTTTTGCTAATGGCGACTATTCAGATCGTTCTTACAATCCTTTGAGCAATGACTTGTCCTTCCCTCCTGGGGGACTCCCCTCTCTACGATTACCAGTG GTCACAAGCGGTGAGACCAGTCTTGTTGCAAGATGCAGGAGAGTATATGCTCATGCACATGATTACCATATCAATTCTATCTCAAATAACAG TGACGGTGAAACATTTATATCAGCTGATGATCTCCGAATAAATCTTTGGAACTTGGAAATAAGCAATCAAAGTTTCAATATAGTTGATGTGAAACCAACCAATATGGAGGATCTTACTG AAGTAATAACGTCAGCAGAATTTCATCCTACTCACTGCAACACGTTAGCATATAGTAGTTCAAAAGGATCAATTCGTCTTATTGATTTGCGACAATCTGCACTGTGCGACTCACATTCTAAAAT ATTTGAGGAGCAGGAGGCACCGGGCTCAAGATCATTTTTCACTGAGATTATTGCTTCAATTTCAGATGTTAAGTTTGCGAGGGATGGCAGATATTTACTGAGTCGTGACTACATGTCCCTTAAG TTATGGGATGTTAACATGGATTCTGGTCCAGTGGCAACTTTCCAGGTTCACGAGTATTTAAGACCAAAG CTCTGTGACTTGTACGAAAACGATTCCATCTTTGACAAATTCGAATGCTGCCTGAGTGGTGATGGTCTTCGAGTGGCTACTGGTTCATACAG CAATCTATTTCGTATTTTTGGCTGTGCGCCGGGAAGCACTGAGGCAACTACTCTAGAAGCAAGCAAAAACCCAATGAG AAGGCAGATCCAAACACCTGCTCGGCCTTCCAGATCTCTGACCAGTAGCATCAGCCGTGTCGTGAGGCGAG GTGCTGAAAGTCCAGGACCTGATGCCAATGGGAACTCATTCGATTTCACTACTAAGCTGCTCCACCTAGCCTGGCACCCATCAGAAAACTCGATTGCTTGTGCCGCTGCAAATAGCCTGTACATGTACTATGCATAA
- the LOC125206031 gene encoding serine/threonine protein phosphatase 2A 55 kDa regulatory subunit B beta isoform-like isoform X3, with translation MHGGDGGEVASAAAGPPTPLEWKFSQVFGERAAGEEVQEVDIISVIEFDKSGNHLATGDRGGRVVLFERTDAKEHGGNQRELERMDQVSRHPEFRYKTEFQSHEPEFDYLKSLEIEEKINKIRWCQTANGAVFLLSTNDKTIKYWKVQEKKVKKISEIKVDTDRSYNPLSNDLSFPPGGLPSLRLPVVVTSGETSLVARCRRVYAHAHDYHINSISNNSDGETFISADDLRINLWNLEISNQSFNIVDVKPTNMEDLTEVITSAEFHPTHCNTLAYSSSKGSIRLIDLRQSALCDSHSKIFEEQEAPGSRSFFTEIIASISDVKFARDGRYLLSRDYMSLKLWDVNMDSGPVATFQVHEYLRPKLCDLYENDSIFDKFECCLSGDGLRVATGSYSNLFRIFGCAPGSTEATTLEASKNPMRRQIQTPARPSRSLTSSISRVVRRGAESPGPDANGNSFDFTTKLLHLAWHPSENSIACAAANSLYMYYA, from the exons ATGCACGGTGGTGACGGTGGAGAGGTGGCATCAGCTGCGGCCGGTCCACCTACGCCGCTGGAATGGAAATTTTCTCAGGTCTTTGGCGAGCGAGCGGCCGGCGAAGAAGTACAGGAAg TGGATATCATCTCTGTCATTGAGTTTGATAAAAGTGGCAACCATCTGGCTACTGGTGATCGCGGTGGAAGGGTGGTTTTATTTGAAAGGACCGATGCAAAAGAG CACGGTGGAAATCAAAGAGAGTTAGAGAGGATGGACCAAGTCTCACGACACCCAGAGTTTCGTTACAAAACTGAATTTCAGAGTCACGAACCTGag tTTGACTATCTCAAGAGTTTGGAGATTGAGGAGAAGATCAACAAGATAAGATGGTGCCAGACAGCCAATGGTGCTGTCTTTCTCCTGTCAACTAATGACAAAACCATTAAGTATTGGAAG GTCCAAGAGAAGAAGGTGAAGAAAATTTCTGAAATAAAAGTTGACACGG ATCGTTCTTACAATCCTTTGAGCAATGACTTGTCCTTCCCTCCTGGGGGACTCCCCTCTCTACGATTACCAGTGGTA GTCACAAGCGGTGAGACCAGTCTTGTTGCAAGATGCAGGAGAGTATATGCTCATGCACATGATTACCATATCAATTCTATCTCAAATAACAG TGACGGTGAAACATTTATATCAGCTGATGATCTCCGAATAAATCTTTGGAACTTGGAAATAAGCAATCAAAGTTTCAATATAGTTGATGTGAAACCAACCAATATGGAGGATCTTACTG AAGTAATAACGTCAGCAGAATTTCATCCTACTCACTGCAACACGTTAGCATATAGTAGTTCAAAAGGATCAATTCGTCTTATTGATTTGCGACAATCTGCACTGTGCGACTCACATTCTAAAAT ATTTGAGGAGCAGGAGGCACCGGGCTCAAGATCATTTTTCACTGAGATTATTGCTTCAATTTCAGATGTTAAGTTTGCGAGGGATGGCAGATATTTACTGAGTCGTGACTACATGTCCCTTAAG TTATGGGATGTTAACATGGATTCTGGTCCAGTGGCAACTTTCCAGGTTCACGAGTATTTAAGACCAAAG CTCTGTGACTTGTACGAAAACGATTCCATCTTTGACAAATTCGAATGCTGCCTGAGTGGTGATGGTCTTCGAGTGGCTACTGGTTCATACAG CAATCTATTTCGTATTTTTGGCTGTGCGCCGGGAAGCACTGAGGCAACTACTCTAGAAGCAAGCAAAAACCCAATGAG AAGGCAGATCCAAACACCTGCTCGGCCTTCCAGATCTCTGACCAGTAGCATCAGCCGTGTCGTGAGGCGAG GTGCTGAAAGTCCAGGACCTGATGCCAATGGGAACTCATTCGATTTCACTACTAAGCTGCTCCACCTAGCCTGGCACCCATCAGAAAACTCGATTGCTTGTGCCGCTGCAAATAGCCTGTACATGTACTATGCATAA
- the LOC125206031 gene encoding serine/threonine protein phosphatase 2A 55 kDa regulatory subunit B beta isoform-like isoform X1: MHGGDGGEVASAAAGPPTPLEWKFSQVFGERAAGEEVQEVDIISVIEFDKSGNHLATGDRGGRVVLFERTDAKEHGGNQRELERMDQVSRHPEFRYKTEFQSHEPEFDYLKSLEIEEKINKIRWCQTANGAVFLLSTNDKTIKYWKVQEKKVKKISEIKVDTGKAAGNGGIASSSKSSNSKQFFANGDYSDRSYNPLSNDLSFPPGGLPSLRLPVVVTSGETSLVARCRRVYAHAHDYHINSISNNSDGETFISADDLRINLWNLEISNQSFNIVDVKPTNMEDLTEVITSAEFHPTHCNTLAYSSSKGSIRLIDLRQSALCDSHSKIFEEQEAPGSRSFFTEIIASISDVKFARDGRYLLSRDYMSLKLWDVNMDSGPVATFQVHEYLRPKLCDLYENDSIFDKFECCLSGDGLRVATGSYSNLFRIFGCAPGSTEATTLEASKNPMRRQIQTPARPSRSLTSSISRVVRRGAESPGPDANGNSFDFTTKLLHLAWHPSENSIACAAANSLYMYYA; this comes from the exons ATGCACGGTGGTGACGGTGGAGAGGTGGCATCAGCTGCGGCCGGTCCACCTACGCCGCTGGAATGGAAATTTTCTCAGGTCTTTGGCGAGCGAGCGGCCGGCGAAGAAGTACAGGAAg TGGATATCATCTCTGTCATTGAGTTTGATAAAAGTGGCAACCATCTGGCTACTGGTGATCGCGGTGGAAGGGTGGTTTTATTTGAAAGGACCGATGCAAAAGAG CACGGTGGAAATCAAAGAGAGTTAGAGAGGATGGACCAAGTCTCACGACACCCAGAGTTTCGTTACAAAACTGAATTTCAGAGTCACGAACCTGag tTTGACTATCTCAAGAGTTTGGAGATTGAGGAGAAGATCAACAAGATAAGATGGTGCCAGACAGCCAATGGTGCTGTCTTTCTCCTGTCAACTAATGACAAAACCATTAAGTATTGGAAG GTCCAAGAGAAGAAGGTGAAGAAAATTTCTGAAATAAAAGTTGACACGGGTAAAGCTGCTGGAAATGGTGGTATTGCAAGTTCTAGCAAGTCTTCTAATTCCAAACAGTTTTTTGCTAATGGCGACTATTCAGATCGTTCTTACAATCCTTTGAGCAATGACTTGTCCTTCCCTCCTGGGGGACTCCCCTCTCTACGATTACCAGTGGTA GTCACAAGCGGTGAGACCAGTCTTGTTGCAAGATGCAGGAGAGTATATGCTCATGCACATGATTACCATATCAATTCTATCTCAAATAACAG TGACGGTGAAACATTTATATCAGCTGATGATCTCCGAATAAATCTTTGGAACTTGGAAATAAGCAATCAAAGTTTCAATATAGTTGATGTGAAACCAACCAATATGGAGGATCTTACTG AAGTAATAACGTCAGCAGAATTTCATCCTACTCACTGCAACACGTTAGCATATAGTAGTTCAAAAGGATCAATTCGTCTTATTGATTTGCGACAATCTGCACTGTGCGACTCACATTCTAAAAT ATTTGAGGAGCAGGAGGCACCGGGCTCAAGATCATTTTTCACTGAGATTATTGCTTCAATTTCAGATGTTAAGTTTGCGAGGGATGGCAGATATTTACTGAGTCGTGACTACATGTCCCTTAAG TTATGGGATGTTAACATGGATTCTGGTCCAGTGGCAACTTTCCAGGTTCACGAGTATTTAAGACCAAAG CTCTGTGACTTGTACGAAAACGATTCCATCTTTGACAAATTCGAATGCTGCCTGAGTGGTGATGGTCTTCGAGTGGCTACTGGTTCATACAG CAATCTATTTCGTATTTTTGGCTGTGCGCCGGGAAGCACTGAGGCAACTACTCTAGAAGCAAGCAAAAACCCAATGAG AAGGCAGATCCAAACACCTGCTCGGCCTTCCAGATCTCTGACCAGTAGCATCAGCCGTGTCGTGAGGCGAG GTGCTGAAAGTCCAGGACCTGATGCCAATGGGAACTCATTCGATTTCACTACTAAGCTGCTCCACCTAGCCTGGCACCCATCAGAAAACTCGATTGCTTGTGCCGCTGCAAATAGCCTGTACATGTACTATGCATAA
- the LOC125206031 gene encoding serine/threonine protein phosphatase 2A 55 kDa regulatory subunit B beta isoform-like isoform X4, whose product MHGGDGGEVASAAAGPPTPLEWKFSQVFGERAAGEEVQEVDIISVIEFDKSGNHLATGDRGGRVVLFERTDAKEHGGNQRELERMDQVSRHPEFRYKTEFQSHEPEFDYLKSLEIEEKINKIRWCQTANGAVFLLSTNDKTIKYWKVQEKKVKKISEIKVDTDRSYNPLSNDLSFPPGGLPSLRLPVVTSGETSLVARCRRVYAHAHDYHINSISNNSDGETFISADDLRINLWNLEISNQSFNIVDVKPTNMEDLTEVITSAEFHPTHCNTLAYSSSKGSIRLIDLRQSALCDSHSKIFEEQEAPGSRSFFTEIIASISDVKFARDGRYLLSRDYMSLKLWDVNMDSGPVATFQVHEYLRPKLCDLYENDSIFDKFECCLSGDGLRVATGSYSNLFRIFGCAPGSTEATTLEASKNPMRRQIQTPARPSRSLTSSISRVVRRGAESPGPDANGNSFDFTTKLLHLAWHPSENSIACAAANSLYMYYA is encoded by the exons ATGCACGGTGGTGACGGTGGAGAGGTGGCATCAGCTGCGGCCGGTCCACCTACGCCGCTGGAATGGAAATTTTCTCAGGTCTTTGGCGAGCGAGCGGCCGGCGAAGAAGTACAGGAAg TGGATATCATCTCTGTCATTGAGTTTGATAAAAGTGGCAACCATCTGGCTACTGGTGATCGCGGTGGAAGGGTGGTTTTATTTGAAAGGACCGATGCAAAAGAG CACGGTGGAAATCAAAGAGAGTTAGAGAGGATGGACCAAGTCTCACGACACCCAGAGTTTCGTTACAAAACTGAATTTCAGAGTCACGAACCTGag tTTGACTATCTCAAGAGTTTGGAGATTGAGGAGAAGATCAACAAGATAAGATGGTGCCAGACAGCCAATGGTGCTGTCTTTCTCCTGTCAACTAATGACAAAACCATTAAGTATTGGAAG GTCCAAGAGAAGAAGGTGAAGAAAATTTCTGAAATAAAAGTTGACACGG ATCGTTCTTACAATCCTTTGAGCAATGACTTGTCCTTCCCTCCTGGGGGACTCCCCTCTCTACGATTACCAGTG GTCACAAGCGGTGAGACCAGTCTTGTTGCAAGATGCAGGAGAGTATATGCTCATGCACATGATTACCATATCAATTCTATCTCAAATAACAG TGACGGTGAAACATTTATATCAGCTGATGATCTCCGAATAAATCTTTGGAACTTGGAAATAAGCAATCAAAGTTTCAATATAGTTGATGTGAAACCAACCAATATGGAGGATCTTACTG AAGTAATAACGTCAGCAGAATTTCATCCTACTCACTGCAACACGTTAGCATATAGTAGTTCAAAAGGATCAATTCGTCTTATTGATTTGCGACAATCTGCACTGTGCGACTCACATTCTAAAAT ATTTGAGGAGCAGGAGGCACCGGGCTCAAGATCATTTTTCACTGAGATTATTGCTTCAATTTCAGATGTTAAGTTTGCGAGGGATGGCAGATATTTACTGAGTCGTGACTACATGTCCCTTAAG TTATGGGATGTTAACATGGATTCTGGTCCAGTGGCAACTTTCCAGGTTCACGAGTATTTAAGACCAAAG CTCTGTGACTTGTACGAAAACGATTCCATCTTTGACAAATTCGAATGCTGCCTGAGTGGTGATGGTCTTCGAGTGGCTACTGGTTCATACAG CAATCTATTTCGTATTTTTGGCTGTGCGCCGGGAAGCACTGAGGCAACTACTCTAGAAGCAAGCAAAAACCCAATGAG AAGGCAGATCCAAACACCTGCTCGGCCTTCCAGATCTCTGACCAGTAGCATCAGCCGTGTCGTGAGGCGAG GTGCTGAAAGTCCAGGACCTGATGCCAATGGGAACTCATTCGATTTCACTACTAAGCTGCTCCACCTAGCCTGGCACCCATCAGAAAACTCGATTGCTTGTGCCGCTGCAAATAGCCTGTACATGTACTATGCATAA